A window of Kyrpidia spormannii genomic DNA:
CTTCGGGTTCATCTTCGGGCACGAGAACGGCGTATTCCTTACCGCCAACTTCAATCACGTCGACGATCCGAAATTCCCGCTCGTTTCCATTCTCGTCCTCCAGGAGAACGGTTTCGTCATGATCGTGGTCGTGGTGTTCGTCGTGAACATGGTTGTCATGAGGCACGGATACCATCGACTCCTCTCGGGGAATTCGACTCATCATAGCATGTTTTTCCGTTCCTCGGCAACCTTAATCACAACCGCAATCGCGTGGGCCGGGTGGAGGTTCAGGAGGATCCTGCATGGCGGACAGGATGGTCCGGGTCACCTCTTTCAAAAGGTCGTTCACCTGTTGCTGGGCATTCTTGAACGCTACGACCTCGGGGATGGCATCGAGGGCTTTCAGAATCTCCTCGATGCTTTCCTCGAGAGGCCGCAAATGTTCCCCGGAGCCGTAAGCCCTGAGGCGGTCCAGCTGTTCTTGTTGTTCCCGGAGTTCCCTCATGAGTGCCTGGGCTTCGGCGTTCTCGCCCAGGGCTTTCTCCGCCAGGCGGTACGCTTCGATTTCCGAAGAGTCGGCGATGAGCAGTCCCAGTTCGTAGGCTTGTGCCCATAATTCGTTCACGTCTAAAGCCAAGATCGTTCCCCCTTGACTGGGCTTTCGGACCCGGATAGCCGTCTGGACGGTCTGGGCGTCCGGCGTGTTGGCCCAGGATCATCGTATCGTTTCGATTGTATTCGGAGT
This region includes:
- a CDS encoding DUF1292 domain-containing protein, with translation MVSVPHDNHVHDEHHDHDHDETVLLEDENGNEREFRIVDVIEVGGKEYAVLVPEDEPEGDGVVLRIDTDADGEEYLVDIEDDAEWDRVVQAYEAAVEEDN
- a CDS encoding RicAFT regulatory complex protein RicA family protein, which encodes MALDVNELWAQAYELGLLIADSSEIEAYRLAEKALGENAEAQALMRELREQQEQLDRLRAYGSGEHLRPLEESIEEILKALDAIPEVVAFKNAQQQVNDLLKEVTRTILSAMQDPPEPPPGPRDCGCD